Proteins encoded by one window of Nitrospira sp.:
- a CDS encoding AsmA family protein — protein MKIVVSLIIGFVLLVGVILALPFLIDLNQYQDRYKPLIEEALNRKVQLQDIRLTIWPRLGARVGGVTILDDPSFSAGPFASLTSLDVGVKLLPLLSQQVEVEEISLRDPVITVITNKDGVMNVSTIGARTTTPSTAEPGTVPPPGRDPLQLLALFAVDRVSIEGGRLTYRDLSTAPVTEYQVQNLELLLKSVRLGHTPSVHLKATVLPYDLPVTLDGEFGPLVETLEVQQYNFALGFGKVALAVKGALVGGRLDATLSAPAINTADLPVALPLQKPVLIKDLLMTAKAPYPFKQGVSPLELADISNLSLALIMGRSSVHLKGTVLNGQANVTVSSASLNTADLPIAVPMTKPVELKDLTVTAKTRVPFKPTAPPLEIADVSDLRVAIALGQSLIQAKGTVLNGQAAMTLSSPSVNTADLPIAVPLTKPVELKDLSVTAKTRVPFNPAAPPLEIADVSDLRVAVALGQSLLHLKGTVLNGQANVTLSSPSLNTADLPIAIPLAKPVEIKDLTVTAKTRVPFKPSAPPLEIADISDLRLGVILGKSVLSVKGTLLGGQANVILSSPSVQTGDLPIDTGLAKSVELKNLLINADLKGPNARLSNASFQLFDGQFKADGEMSTASPTPPFRGKVRIDGLQLGPALAAISPDSKVSMSGTAAMDLAVTGSGFTMPDLTKALEGPGHLRIKNGKIEGINLMEEAVTLLKVAGLSPDRLKTTAFSAIETDVMIKQGLVTVQKLLIDSHDFQATGAGTVGFDQALNLAVNLHLSPALSQKLASSSPIARIALKEGRLRLPFQITGSIQAPAYALDTKELTGKVQEQVKEKVNEAVKGLLEGTTNPKDLQQQGKDLLKGLLGR, from the coding sequence GTGAAAATTGTCGTCAGCCTGATTATCGGATTCGTGCTCCTCGTCGGCGTGATCCTCGCGCTGCCGTTTCTCATCGATCTAAACCAGTATCAAGACCGGTACAAACCGCTGATCGAAGAGGCGCTGAATCGCAAGGTCCAGCTCCAAGATATCCGCCTGACCATCTGGCCGCGCCTCGGCGCCCGTGTGGGCGGGGTGACCATCCTCGACGATCCGTCCTTCAGTGCCGGGCCCTTTGCATCGCTGACGTCGTTGGACGTCGGGGTGAAACTTCTGCCTCTCCTGAGTCAGCAAGTGGAAGTCGAAGAGATTTCTCTCCGCGATCCGGTTATCACGGTCATCACCAACAAAGACGGCGTGATGAATGTGTCGACCATCGGAGCCAGGACGACGACCCCGTCTACCGCAGAGCCTGGCACGGTTCCGCCTCCCGGACGCGATCCGTTGCAGCTCTTGGCCTTATTCGCCGTGGATCGCGTCTCGATCGAAGGCGGAAGGCTGACCTATCGCGATCTTTCGACGGCCCCGGTCACGGAATACCAGGTGCAGAACCTTGAACTGCTGCTGAAGTCCGTCCGTCTCGGGCACACGCCTTCGGTCCACCTCAAGGCCACAGTGCTGCCCTATGATCTTCCGGTCACGTTGGACGGTGAGTTCGGCCCGCTGGTCGAAACACTCGAAGTGCAGCAGTACAACTTCGCCTTGGGATTCGGCAAGGTCGCGCTCGCTGTGAAGGGGGCACTCGTCGGAGGCAGGTTGGATGCGACCCTGTCTGCTCCCGCCATCAATACGGCCGATCTTCCCGTGGCCTTGCCGCTGCAGAAGCCGGTGCTGATCAAGGATCTGCTGATGACCGCCAAAGCGCCATACCCGTTCAAGCAAGGAGTGTCGCCCCTGGAGCTGGCAGACATCTCGAATCTGAGCCTGGCGCTCATCATGGGACGCTCCTCCGTACACCTCAAAGGGACCGTCCTCAACGGCCAGGCCAATGTGACGGTGTCATCCGCTTCACTCAACACCGCTGATCTGCCGATCGCCGTGCCGATGACCAAGCCAGTGGAGTTGAAGGATCTCACCGTTACGGCCAAGACCCGTGTGCCATTCAAACCGACGGCACCGCCGCTGGAAATCGCCGATGTCTCCGACCTGCGGGTCGCCATCGCACTGGGCCAATCGCTGATCCAGGCGAAGGGTACCGTCCTCAACGGCCAGGCCGCCATGACCCTCTCTTCGCCTTCCGTGAATACCGCTGACCTGCCGATCGCCGTCCCGCTGACCAAACCGGTGGAGCTCAAAGATCTGTCCGTCACCGCCAAAACACGCGTCCCCTTCAATCCCGCTGCACCCCCATTGGAAATTGCCGATGTCTCCGACCTGCGGGTCGCCGTCGCGCTGGGCCAGTCACTCCTGCACCTCAAAGGAACGGTTCTCAACGGTCAGGCCAATGTGACGCTCTCATCCCCTTCGCTCAATACCGCTGACTTGCCGATCGCCATCCCGCTAGCCAAGCCAGTGGAGATCAAGGATCTCACCGTCACGGCCAAGACCCGTGTGCCGTTCAAACCGTCGGCACCTCCGTTGGAGATCGCTGATATCTCCGACCTGCGCCTTGGGGTCATCCTGGGAAAATCTGTTCTGTCGGTCAAAGGCACCCTGCTGGGCGGCCAGGCGAACGTGATTCTCTCATCGCCCTCGGTGCAGACAGGAGATCTACCGATCGATACCGGGCTCGCGAAATCCGTCGAACTCAAAAACCTGCTCATAAATGCCGATCTCAAGGGGCCGAACGCGCGTCTTTCCAACGCCTCCTTCCAGCTGTTCGACGGCCAGTTCAAGGCGGACGGAGAAATGTCGACAGCCTCGCCGACTCCGCCGTTTCGCGGCAAGGTCAGGATCGACGGACTCCAACTCGGCCCCGCGCTGGCGGCCATCAGTCCGGACAGCAAGGTCTCAATGAGCGGAACGGCTGCCATGGATCTGGCCGTCACAGGAAGCGGCTTCACCATGCCGGACCTGACCAAGGCGTTGGAGGGACCGGGACATCTGCGGATCAAGAACGGGAAGATCGAAGGGATTAACCTGATGGAGGAGGCGGTCACGCTCTTGAAGGTGGCAGGCCTCTCGCCGGATCGCCTCAAAACGACCGCATTCTCGGCGATTGAAACCGATGTCATGATCAAGCAGGGCCTCGTCACTGTGCAGAAACTGCTGATCGATAGCCACGACTTCCAAGCCACAGGCGCCGGCACCGTCGGATTCGACCAGGCGCTCAACCTTGCTGTGAACTTGCACCTGTCTCCCGCTCTCAGCCAGAAACTGGCATCGTCCTCACCCATTGCCAGAATCGCGCTGAAGGAAGGGCGGCTCAGACTCCCCTTCCAGATCACCGGCAGCATACAAGCTCCCGCCTACGCGTTAGATACCAAGGAGCTGACCGGAAAAGTCCAGGAGCAGGTGAAAGAGAAAGTGAACGAAGCGGTCAAAGGGCTGCTGGAAGGCACGACCAATCCTAAAGACCTTCAACAACAAGGCAAAGACCTGTTGAAGGGGCTCCTCGGCCGGTGA
- a CDS encoding cytochrome c peroxidase, with the protein MMRMRLASAGFIGVLGLISATALSPFVQTAQASPSGHAPHGTVTIDGVTVPDIGPLPTSTPTPSTNLTYAAKIELGKQLYFDGRLSKSGAISCAFCHNPGTGFADPRQTSIGIGGGVGGRQSPTVYNTAFNHLQFWDGRARSLEEQAIGPIHNPIEMGETHEDVVRKLGKVKGYQQQFRAVFGSDVNLQDLANAIAAYERTVISTNSAFDKYVLGDPKAMDEAAVKGMALFKGKARCILCHNGSNFTDNQFHNLGVPQVGPAKEDLGRYNVTRAEKDKGAFKTPTLRSIVETAPYMHDGAFKALEEVVDFLNEGGGANQNLSTLMKPLNLTPEEKTDLVAFLKALTGEPIKFQMPKLPK; encoded by the coding sequence ATGATGCGGATGAGACTGGCGTCAGCAGGATTCATCGGAGTACTCGGGTTGATCAGTGCGACGGCGCTCTCGCCGTTTGTCCAAACGGCCCAGGCCTCTCCATCCGGCCATGCCCCTCACGGAACCGTCACCATCGACGGCGTGACCGTGCCGGACATCGGGCCGCTGCCGACCTCGACGCCGACGCCGTCTACAAATCTGACTTACGCCGCCAAGATCGAATTGGGCAAGCAGCTCTACTTCGACGGCCGCCTCTCCAAGAGCGGCGCGATCTCCTGTGCGTTCTGCCACAATCCAGGAACCGGATTCGCCGACCCGCGGCAGACCTCCATCGGGATCGGCGGCGGTGTGGGCGGGCGCCAGTCGCCGACGGTCTACAACACCGCTTTCAACCACCTCCAGTTCTGGGACGGTCGAGCCCGCTCGCTGGAAGAGCAGGCCATCGGTCCGATACACAATCCGATTGAGATGGGCGAGACCCACGAGGACGTGGTCCGCAAGCTCGGCAAAGTCAAAGGCTATCAGCAGCAATTCCGCGCCGTGTTCGGATCGGATGTGAATCTCCAGGATCTGGCCAACGCCATCGCCGCCTATGAGCGGACGGTCATTTCGACGAACTCCGCCTTCGACAAATATGTGCTGGGAGACCCGAAGGCCATGGATGAGGCTGCCGTCAAGGGAATGGCTTTATTCAAAGGCAAGGCGCGCTGCATCCTCTGCCACAATGGTTCGAACTTCACAGACAACCAGTTCCACAACCTGGGCGTCCCGCAAGTGGGACCGGCAAAAGAGGATCTGGGACGGTACAACGTGACGCGGGCGGAGAAGGACAAAGGCGCCTTCAAAACCCCGACGCTGCGCAGCATCGTAGAGACAGCGCCGTACATGCACGACGGCGCCTTCAAGGCGCTCGAAGAAGTCGTAGATTTCCTGAACGAGGGGGGCGGGGCTAACCAGAACCTGAGCACCCTTATGAAACCGCTCAACCTGACGCCTGAGGAAAAGACCGACCTCGTGGCCTTTCTCAAGGCACTCACGGGAGAGCCGATCAAGTTCCAGATGCCCAAGCTCCCGAAGTAG
- a CDS encoding acyloxyacyl hydrolase, which produces MVGLLVFLVTPCVIQAEEIHLESIGLRGGASGSSPIGKKETQFFNEFDLMASWSLPWGWYSDSGWGIGTRLMGSVGALRASGDTAFIATMVPGVVLGKKDGWLSLEVGAGVALLSMHQFANQDMGGAFQVVGDIALRAKVYRGIGVGYWFHHLSDASLYGDNGRGYDLHMIELSYRF; this is translated from the coding sequence TGTCTTCCTCGTGACTCCCTGTGTGATTCAGGCAGAAGAAATTCATTTGGAGAGCATTGGGTTGCGCGGAGGGGCGAGCGGAAGCTCTCCCATCGGAAAGAAGGAGACGCAATTCTTCAATGAATTTGACCTCATGGCCAGCTGGTCGCTTCCCTGGGGATGGTACTCTGACTCCGGATGGGGCATCGGCACGAGGCTGATGGGGAGTGTCGGCGCATTGAGGGCCTCGGGTGATACGGCCTTTATCGCGACGATGGTGCCTGGCGTGGTATTGGGAAAAAAAGATGGCTGGCTGTCCTTAGAGGTCGGGGCAGGAGTCGCCCTTCTCTCCATGCACCAATTCGCTAACCAGGATATGGGAGGCGCCTTCCAGGTGGTGGGGGATATCGCGCTTCGAGCGAAGGTCTATCGGGGGATCGGCGTGGGCTATTGGTTTCATCATCTGTCCGATGCCTCGCTCTATGGAGACAATGGCCGTGGATATGATCTCCATATGATCGAGCTCAGCTATCGGTTTTGA
- a CDS encoding CHASE2 domain-containing protein: protein MQAATRYNKVISGAVVGGAIGLLALALHWSGWLTVTELKTLDHRFHRYADATKAGSDIVLVAVDEASLEAYGQWPWSRDRHGYVVHYLKEAGAKAVVFDLLFLEPDRSGEEFDAVFAEEMRAAGNVYLPFLMQNEQQPSGGSTASPDGVQEYPLEIMKKATIPLDDQNALPAGTVPTYAGAKLPLPLFAQAAHGLGYINLTPDIDGTTRRLPPLAYAHHQAFLHISTTVARDLLQADRASLHPRELRLGPVTIPLTAEQDMVIDWHGSLENHVYPVYPIGAVLRSYIDRQGGKPPLLDPALFRDKIVFIATTAAGTYDLRVTPLSPFAPGVLIHMSALDNMLRHRHLQPASWVVFAASTLVLALATAWAFMLMQSQWIKAATIAGLATAYYGLAVHAFTSHGLWLDLAIPEGALAASFATAATVEYLTEGRQRRQLRTVFDKYMAAEVVDEIMRNPEAIRLGGEKKELSVLFSDIAGFTSISEQMDPERLVELLNQYLSAMTEIILRHRGNVNKYLGDGIMAIFGAPRGEPNHATLACFAALDSQRELARLRERWKADGQPEISARIGINSGWLVVGNMGSQARMEYTVMGDAVNLASRLEGANKFYDTLILLGPRTYELAAGDIEAREVDRMRVKGKREPVMVFELLARKGELPDERRRVIEAYRAGLEAYKQRDFKAAATHFEAALALDPKDGPARVYLERAKEYLIAPPPEQWDGVYELTSK from the coding sequence ATGCAAGCCGCCACGCGATACAACAAGGTCATCTCCGGAGCGGTAGTGGGAGGCGCGATAGGGCTCCTCGCCTTGGCCCTGCACTGGTCCGGATGGCTCACCGTCACCGAACTCAAGACACTCGACCATCGATTCCATCGATACGCAGATGCCACCAAGGCCGGGAGCGACATCGTACTGGTCGCGGTGGATGAGGCCAGCCTGGAAGCCTACGGCCAGTGGCCCTGGTCCCGTGACCGGCACGGGTACGTCGTCCACTACCTAAAAGAGGCCGGCGCCAAAGCCGTAGTCTTCGATCTCCTGTTTCTCGAACCGGATCGATCAGGGGAAGAGTTTGATGCGGTATTCGCCGAAGAGATGCGGGCCGCCGGAAACGTTTATCTGCCGTTCCTGATGCAGAACGAGCAACAGCCCTCCGGCGGCTCGACCGCTTCCCCTGACGGTGTGCAAGAGTACCCGCTCGAGATCATGAAAAAAGCGACGATCCCGCTCGACGATCAGAATGCGCTGCCGGCCGGAACAGTCCCGACCTACGCCGGGGCCAAATTGCCCTTGCCGCTGTTCGCGCAGGCCGCTCACGGTCTCGGATATATCAATCTGACTCCGGACATCGACGGAACCACCCGCCGCCTCCCTCCACTGGCATACGCGCACCATCAGGCATTCCTGCACATCAGCACGACCGTCGCGCGGGACCTCCTGCAAGCGGATCGAGCCTCCCTGCATCCTCGGGAACTTCGCCTCGGACCGGTGACGATTCCCCTGACTGCGGAACAGGACATGGTCATCGACTGGCACGGATCGCTGGAGAATCACGTCTACCCCGTCTATCCCATCGGAGCCGTCCTCCGCTCCTATATCGACAGGCAGGGCGGGAAGCCGCCCCTGCTCGACCCGGCGCTGTTTCGCGACAAAATCGTGTTCATTGCCACCACCGCCGCCGGGACGTACGATCTGCGTGTGACCCCGCTGTCCCCCTTCGCACCGGGCGTCCTCATCCACATGTCGGCGCTCGATAATATGCTGAGACATCGCCATCTCCAGCCGGCCTCGTGGGTGGTCTTCGCGGCCTCCACACTCGTCCTCGCGCTGGCGACCGCGTGGGCCTTCATGTTGATGCAATCCCAATGGATCAAGGCCGCCACCATCGCCGGCCTGGCCACCGCTTACTACGGACTCGCCGTCCACGCCTTTACCTCGCACGGACTCTGGCTCGATCTCGCCATACCCGAAGGCGCGCTGGCCGCCTCGTTTGCAACCGCCGCGACCGTGGAGTACCTGACGGAAGGAAGACAGCGCCGGCAACTGCGGACGGTTTTCGACAAATACATGGCGGCTGAGGTGGTCGATGAGATCATGCGGAATCCGGAAGCCATCCGGCTCGGCGGCGAGAAAAAAGAACTGTCGGTGCTCTTTTCTGATATCGCCGGATTCACCTCCATCTCGGAACAGATGGATCCGGAGAGGCTCGTCGAGCTCCTGAACCAGTATCTCTCGGCCATGACGGAGATCATTCTCCGCCACCGGGGCAATGTGAATAAGTACCTGGGAGACGGCATCATGGCGATCTTCGGGGCGCCGCGCGGAGAGCCCAACCATGCCACCCTTGCCTGCTTTGCCGCCCTGGATTCGCAACGGGAGCTCGCGAGGCTGCGCGAGCGGTGGAAAGCCGATGGACAGCCGGAGATCAGCGCGCGCATCGGAATCAATTCCGGCTGGCTCGTGGTCGGCAATATGGGATCGCAGGCCCGGATGGAATACACGGTGATGGGCGATGCCGTGAATCTGGCGTCCCGCCTGGAGGGCGCGAACAAGTTTTATGACACGCTGATCCTGTTGGGTCCCCGTACCTACGAACTCGCTGCCGGGGACATCGAAGCGCGGGAAGTCGACCGCATGCGGGTCAAAGGCAAACGGGAACCCGTGATGGTCTTCGAGTTGCTCGCCCGCAAGGGAGAGCTGCCTGACGAACGGCGCCGTGTCATTGAGGCCTATCGAGCGGGGCTCGAGGCCTACAAGCAACGGGATTTCAAAGCCGCGGCCACGCACTTTGAGGCGGCTCTGGCACTCGACCCGAAGGACGGCCCGGCACGGGTTTACTTGGAAAGAGCCAAAGAGTACCTTATAGCTCCGCCTCCCGAACAGTGGGATGGCGTGTATGAACTCACCTCAAAGTGA
- a CDS encoding mechanosensitive ion channel family protein, protein MGVASILGLITIGLLAYLSAVRKKPAGLEFYAGCLSTILLVLLLELTTQGLISHVPQWAQPWLAFIAYLAMSFVILKTLDLLFIEDYLVEKRGKYIPRMLRLIFLLVGVTLAGLVLLRAVLEMDPLTLIALPTIATAVVGFALKDVIARLASGIQLGRMIHVGDWVTLMDKEGVVTDIAFDYITIRTRAYDYIMLPNDAVSQSAITNHSRPESLCARAIHVEANYAHPPMQVKEILVQSALAVPGVVASPAPISFVEEFKESGISYKLKFFFHDYGGRERLEGEVMAYVWYAFQRNGIEIPYPQRVVHTTQPPDLTALRAIELAGMKEQFRAIDFLAILDAEGLHSLAEHAQRRVYLPGEQVVREGEPGEELFVVMKGEADVVIKTGDRTTPVAALKKGQFFGEMSLLTGAPRSATVQAKSQLTVTVIGKSAMSQVISKTPGLAEQFGTILATRQSALAATRETADRASKLRSVAEDGQSLTAKILQFFRRSGN, encoded by the coding sequence ATGGGCGTAGCGTCGATTCTCGGCCTGATCACCATCGGACTGCTCGCGTACCTCAGCGCTGTCCGTAAAAAACCTGCCGGGCTTGAATTCTACGCGGGATGTCTCTCCACGATCCTGCTCGTGCTCCTGCTGGAGCTCACGACACAGGGCTTGATCTCACATGTGCCCCAGTGGGCGCAGCCCTGGCTGGCCTTCATCGCCTACCTGGCGATGTCCTTCGTCATCCTGAAAACCCTGGATCTGCTGTTCATCGAAGATTACCTCGTCGAGAAGCGGGGGAAATACATCCCCCGGATGCTCCGCCTGATCTTCCTGCTCGTCGGGGTCACACTCGCAGGCCTCGTCCTGCTACGGGCGGTGCTCGAAATGGATCCGCTGACCTTGATCGCGCTCCCGACCATCGCCACCGCCGTGGTGGGGTTTGCGCTCAAAGACGTCATCGCGCGCCTGGCCTCGGGCATCCAACTCGGCCGCATGATCCACGTCGGCGACTGGGTCACCTTGATGGACAAAGAGGGCGTCGTTACCGACATCGCCTTCGATTACATCACGATCAGAACGCGCGCCTACGATTACATCATGCTCCCCAACGATGCAGTCTCCCAATCCGCCATCACCAACCATAGCCGGCCGGAAAGCCTGTGCGCCCGAGCCATTCACGTCGAAGCGAACTATGCCCATCCCCCGATGCAGGTGAAAGAAATCCTCGTGCAATCTGCGTTGGCGGTCCCAGGCGTCGTCGCCTCTCCGGCGCCGATCAGCTTCGTCGAGGAATTCAAAGAGTCCGGCATCTCCTACAAGCTCAAGTTCTTTTTCCATGACTACGGAGGCCGAGAACGCCTTGAGGGCGAGGTGATGGCCTACGTCTGGTATGCCTTCCAGCGGAATGGTATCGAGATCCCTTATCCCCAACGTGTCGTGCATACCACCCAGCCCCCCGACCTGACGGCGCTGCGGGCCATCGAGCTGGCCGGCATGAAGGAGCAATTTCGTGCGATCGATTTCTTAGCCATACTCGACGCAGAGGGGCTGCACTCGCTGGCCGAACATGCGCAGAGACGCGTCTACCTGCCCGGTGAGCAGGTCGTGCGGGAGGGCGAACCGGGAGAGGAGCTCTTCGTGGTCATGAAGGGCGAAGCCGACGTCGTGATCAAGACGGGCGATCGGACCACGCCGGTCGCCGCGCTCAAGAAAGGGCAGTTCTTCGGCGAAATGTCCCTGCTCACCGGAGCCCCACGCTCCGCCACGGTCCAGGCAAAATCCCAACTGACCGTCACAGTCATCGGTAAAAGCGCCATGAGCCAGGTGATATCCAAGACCCCCGGCCTGGCAGAACAATTCGGCACAATCCTCGCGACCCGGCAGTCGGCGCTGGCGGCCACGCGCGAAACCGCCGATCGCGCGTCAAAGCTGAGGTCTGTCGCAGAGGATGGACAATCGCTCACCGCGAAGATTCTCCAATTCTTCCGTCGGTCCGGGAACTGA
- a CDS encoding NADH-cytochrome b5 reductase → MTADSVRRIQSKQPVPYELTAIHLDTHDTKTFHFALPSDTTLDMLPGDHLYVHATIDGKSVKRPYTPSSMPGATGSFDLTVKRYETGVISRYLHDRQVGETVLMSGPNPGGHWVDGMAKKVGFVAGGSGITPMIAIIRWILARNQNVELFLLYANKTEADIIFRAEWDAYVRAHSNFHCHHVLNEPPVGWSQGTGRISEVTLRTHLPASGADTVIFLCGPPPMVDAIETTLKSIGHAEQAIILP, encoded by the coding sequence ATGACTGCTGATTCTGTCAGGCGCATTCAGTCGAAGCAGCCGGTGCCGTATGAGCTGACGGCGATTCATCTCGATACCCACGACACGAAGACCTTCCACTTTGCCCTTCCGAGCGATACCACGCTGGACATGTTGCCGGGTGACCATCTCTACGTCCACGCGACGATCGACGGGAAATCCGTCAAACGCCCCTACACGCCTTCGTCGATGCCCGGCGCCACGGGCTCCTTCGATCTGACTGTGAAGCGATACGAGACGGGGGTGATTTCGCGCTATCTCCATGATCGGCAAGTCGGGGAGACGGTGCTGATGAGCGGGCCGAATCCGGGAGGCCATTGGGTAGACGGGATGGCGAAGAAAGTCGGTTTCGTGGCCGGCGGCTCCGGCATCACGCCGATGATTGCGATCATTCGTTGGATTCTAGCCAGGAACCAGAACGTCGAATTGTTTCTGCTGTATGCGAACAAGACCGAGGCTGACATTATTTTCCGCGCAGAGTGGGATGCGTACGTCCGCGCTCACTCGAACTTCCATTGCCATCATGTCTTGAACGAGCCGCCTGTTGGCTGGAGTCAAGGAACCGGCCGCATCAGCGAGGTGACGCTACGCACGCATCTTCCGGCGTCCGGTGCCGACACGGTCATCTTTCTCTGTGGCCCCCCGCCGATGGTCGATGCGATCGAAACGACGCTCAAATCGATCGGTCACGCCGAGCAGGCGATCATCCTGCCGTAG
- a CDS encoding cytochrome c — translation MALGWRVGISTAVCVSGLLYGGIVQGEPESKVPRADSARGKTLFIRNCAGCHGAAGGGDGYRLLGPDPANLTSPSTSRKSDADLLKTIHHGKPNMPAWKGNLSESQSRDVLAYIRTLGK, via the coding sequence ATGGCATTAGGATGGCGGGTCGGGATCTCAACGGCGGTCTGCGTAAGCGGACTGCTTTATGGCGGGATCGTCCAGGGAGAACCTGAGTCCAAGGTTCCGCGCGCCGATTCGGCGCGCGGCAAGACCCTTTTTATCAGAAATTGCGCCGGTTGCCACGGGGCTGCGGGTGGGGGAGATGGCTATCGGCTCCTGGGGCCGGATCCGGCGAATCTCACGTCACCGTCGACCAGCAGAAAATCCGATGCCGACCTGCTGAAGACGATCCACCATGGCAAACCGAATATGCCGGCCTGGAAGGGAAATCTTTCGGAGAGCCAGAGCCGGGATGTGCTGGCCTACATACGCACCCTCGGGAAGTGA
- a CDS encoding M48 family metalloprotease, producing the protein MQNRSSHGLLVAGLVLYATAGLTGCAEMQKAAEGAARSSGNERLAKTIHGGGTLIGGLLPIGYEEEQTIGQAIALQVVARYGGIYDQPDLTRYVNLVGRSVALTCDRADIDYRFAVLNHDSINAFAAPAGYIFVTRGLLKTIKNEAELAAVLGHEIGHVTQKHILDVIQRSKQIAGVAEAGLAYANKNPDAFKNVIDGAVKKLLDEGLDQGKELESDRLGVTFASRVGYDPTAYETFLDRLRTLKGDDRAFFKTHPDFSNRLSAVRSTISEQKLKTTGILLADRFNRSSDGKL; encoded by the coding sequence ATGCAGAATAGGTCATCACACGGGCTCCTGGTTGCCGGTCTGGTGCTGTACGCGACCGCCGGTCTGACCGGCTGCGCGGAAATGCAGAAGGCCGCCGAAGGCGCCGCGCGAAGCTCGGGAAACGAACGGCTGGCAAAAACAATTCACGGCGGCGGAACGCTCATCGGCGGGCTACTACCCATCGGATACGAAGAGGAGCAAACCATCGGGCAAGCGATCGCCTTGCAGGTCGTGGCCCGCTATGGCGGGATCTACGATCAGCCGGACCTGACCCGATATGTGAACCTGGTCGGCCGCAGCGTCGCGTTGACCTGTGATCGGGCTGACATCGACTATCGGTTTGCCGTCCTCAACCACGACTCGATCAACGCCTTCGCCGCCCCCGCCGGCTACATCTTCGTCACCCGCGGGTTGTTGAAAACGATCAAGAACGAAGCCGAGCTTGCGGCGGTGTTGGGCCATGAGATCGGTCACGTCACCCAGAAACATATCCTTGACGTCATTCAGCGGTCCAAACAGATCGCCGGCGTGGCAGAAGCAGGCCTGGCTTACGCGAACAAGAATCCCGACGCGTTCAAGAATGTGATCGATGGAGCGGTCAAGAAGCTGTTGGATGAGGGGCTGGACCAGGGAAAAGAGTTGGAGTCCGACCGATTGGGAGTCACCTTCGCATCGCGCGTGGGGTACGATCCAACTGCTTACGAGACGTTTCTGGACCGGTTACGGACCCTCAAAGGCGACGACCGGGCCTTCTTCAAAACGCATCCTGATTTTTCCAACCGGCTCTCGGCCGTCCGGTCCACCATCAGTGAGCAGAAGCTGAAAACCACGGGCATTCTCCTCGCCGATCGCTTTAACAGATCATCAGATGGCAAACTGTAA
- a CDS encoding SH3 domain-containing protein, whose translation MNHRHAFLAAMVFMVIAMTDAAFGETLYVAAKSAQLRSGKTSLDPVVASLKLGESLEVVKREERWLQVRTAKGVQGWIYANHVSESKPAGGDNELAALGKGFRRTEASGVTASAGARGLDKASEGYANRAGITQQHRDAVDRMTANKIAEDDIQAFLKAGRLGEYAE comes from the coding sequence GTGAATCACCGACATGCCTTCCTTGCCGCCATGGTCTTCATGGTCATCGCCATGACCGACGCCGCCTTCGGCGAAACCCTATACGTCGCGGCCAAGAGCGCGCAGTTGCGCTCAGGAAAGACGTCCCTGGACCCGGTCGTCGCCAGCCTCAAGCTCGGCGAGAGCCTGGAAGTGGTGAAACGCGAGGAGCGCTGGCTGCAAGTACGAACCGCCAAGGGGGTCCAAGGGTGGATCTATGCCAATCATGTGTCCGAGTCGAAACCGGCGGGAGGGGACAACGAGCTGGCCGCCCTGGGGAAAGGGTTCAGACGAACCGAGGCCTCGGGCGTCACCGCTTCGGCCGGCGCCCGCGGGCTTGATAAAGCCTCGGAGGGTTATGCCAATCGGGCGGGGATTACCCAGCAGCATCGCGACGCCGTGGATCGAATGACCGCCAACAAGATTGCTGAGGATGATATCCAGGCATTCCTCAAAGCCGGGAGGCTCGGCGAATATGCAGAATAG